In the genome of Populus nigra chromosome 9, ddPopNigr1.1, whole genome shotgun sequence, one region contains:
- the LOC133703005 gene encoding putative E3 ubiquitin-protein ligase RING1a isoform X3: MKVGFLCYHICVAGYKTIAGRFVSGFVSVAGNFVYAGYVVVKLSEIRKEVQCPICLGIIRKTRTVMECLHRFCRECIDKSMRLGNNECPACRTHCASRRSLRDDPNYDALIAALYPDIDKYEEEELAFQEDEKARNKEIQATIAQTFHRQAEALSRKRSTAKATAAVFARRTPSRFRDAHSRGRRNYRIAELQGSDDNEDAHGDEGKDSSSTDEHSAEVKPKRYRRCSAAFNADGSGGENDSEVNKESVGASAGLISSSERLAWGKNGMRSHTRYGSANGSNVKNARNSRISKLADYLRNLDENDNELDINLMLVSFDEQRVPSLQRPFLCCRPTLSIKSLCQHVAFQTSLQANEVEIYLVQEINSKLDFSLSMSSPVSRRGIIDPCKDKLQVLEEHETLGGLKTNNCIHGHLLLAYQKKL, translated from the exons ATGAAAGTTGGTTTCTTGTGTTACCATATATGTGTAGCTGGTTATAAGACAATTGCAGGCAGATTCGTTTCGGGATTCGTTTCCGTGGCTGGGAATTTTGTATATGCTGG ATATGTTGTAGTGAAGTTGTCGGAGATACGGAAGGAAGTGCAATGCCCAATCTGTCTAG GGATTATTCGGAAAACAAGAACAGTGATGGAATGTCTGCATCGTTTTTGCAGGGAATGCATTGACAAATCTATGCGGCTCGG AAACAACGAGTGCCCAGCTTGCCGCACACATTGTGCCAGTCGTAGGTCTTTGAGAGATGACCCAAATTATGATGCACTAATTGCAGCTTTGTATCCAGATATTGACAAATATGAAGAAGAG GAATTGGCTTTTCAAGAAGATGAGAAGGCACGTAATAAGGAG ATCCAGGCTACCATTGCCCAGACTTTTCATCGACAGGCTGAAGCTCTGAGTAGAAAACGGTCAACAGCTAAAGCGACAGCAGCAGTATTTGCAAGGAGAACACCAAGCCGATTTCGAGATGCCCACTCAAGGGGAAGAAGAAATTATCGAATAGCTGAACTTCAAGGATCTGATGACAATGAAGATGCACATGGTGATGAAGGCAAAGATTCATCATCTACTGATGAGCACAGTGCAGAAGTCAAACCAAAAAGATACAGGAGGTGTTCAGCTGCTTTTAATGCAGATGGAAGTGGTGGTGAAAATGATTCAGAAGTGAATAAAGAATCTGTGGGGGCATCTGCTGGGCTCATTAGCTCCTCAGAAAGGCTCGCCTGGGGCAAAAATGGCATGCGGAGTCACACCCGGTATGGCAGTGCAAATGGCAGCAATGTAAAAAATGCTCGAAACAGTCGCATCTCTAAGTTAGCTGATTATCTACGTAACTTGGATGAAAATGATAATGAG ttGGATATCAACCTCATGCTTGTTTCTTTTGATGAACAAAGAGTACCCAGTTTGCAGCGCCCTTTCCTTTGCTGCAGGCCAACTTTGTCGATTAAGAGCCTGTGCCAG CATGTTGCTTTCCAAACCTCTTTGCAAGCCAATGAAGTGGAAATATATTTGGTCCAAGAGATAAATTCCAAGCTCGACTTTTCACTCTCCATGAGCTCTCCAGTTTCTAGACGTGGTATAATCGATCCATGCAAAGATAAATTGCAAGTTTTAGAAGAACACGAAACTTTGGGAGGacttaaaacaaacaattgCATTCATGGGCACCTG CTTCTGGCTTATCAGAAAAAGCTGTGA
- the LOC133703005 gene encoding putative E3 ubiquitin-protein ligase RING1a isoform X2, with translation MPAQKRSYETLQKEDDALLRQQQDHTNNNHEQKQEPRSDIDDDGGVESDRSQPSSNINEDVKEEYVVVKLSEIRKEVQCPICLGIIRKTRTVMECLHRFCRECIDKSMRLGNNECPACRTHCASRRSLRDDPNYDALIAALYPDIDKYEEEELAFQEDEKARNKEIQATIAQTFHRQAEALSRKRSTAKATAAVFARRTPSRFRDAHSRGRRNYRIAELQGSDDNEDAHGDEGKDSSSTDEHSAEVKPKRYRRCSAAFNADGSGGENDSEVNKESVGASAGLISSSERLAWGKNGMRSHTRYGSANGSNVKNARNSRISKLADYLRNLDENDNELDINLMLVSFDEQRVPSLQRPFLCCRPTLSIKSLCQHVAFQTSLQANEVEIYLVQEINSKLDFSLSMSSPVSRRGIIDPCKDKLQVLEEHETLGGLKTNNCIHGHLLLAYQKKL, from the exons ATGCCAGCCCAGAAACGTTCCTACGAGACCCTCCAGAAGGAAGATGATGCTCTTCTTCGGCAGCAGCAAGACCACACTAACAACAACCATGAACAAAAGCAAGAGCCTCGAAGCGATATTGATGATGACGGTGGTGTTG AATCCGATCGAAGCCAGCCTTCTTCAAATATTAACGAAGACGTGAAAGAAGA ATATGTTGTAGTGAAGTTGTCGGAGATACGGAAGGAAGTGCAATGCCCAATCTGTCTAG GGATTATTCGGAAAACAAGAACAGTGATGGAATGTCTGCATCGTTTTTGCAGGGAATGCATTGACAAATCTATGCGGCTCGG AAACAACGAGTGCCCAGCTTGCCGCACACATTGTGCCAGTCGTAGGTCTTTGAGAGATGACCCAAATTATGATGCACTAATTGCAGCTTTGTATCCAGATATTGACAAATATGAAGAAGAG GAATTGGCTTTTCAAGAAGATGAGAAGGCACGTAATAAGGAG ATCCAGGCTACCATTGCCCAGACTTTTCATCGACAGGCTGAAGCTCTGAGTAGAAAACGGTCAACAGCTAAAGCGACAGCAGCAGTATTTGCAAGGAGAACACCAAGCCGATTTCGAGATGCCCACTCAAGGGGAAGAAGAAATTATCGAATAGCTGAACTTCAAGGATCTGATGACAATGAAGATGCACATGGTGATGAAGGCAAAGATTCATCATCTACTGATGAGCACAGTGCAGAAGTCAAACCAAAAAGATACAGGAGGTGTTCAGCTGCTTTTAATGCAGATGGAAGTGGTGGTGAAAATGATTCAGAAGTGAATAAAGAATCTGTGGGGGCATCTGCTGGGCTCATTAGCTCCTCAGAAAGGCTCGCCTGGGGCAAAAATGGCATGCGGAGTCACACCCGGTATGGCAGTGCAAATGGCAGCAATGTAAAAAATGCTCGAAACAGTCGCATCTCTAAGTTAGCTGATTATCTACGTAACTTGGATGAAAATGATAATGAG ttGGATATCAACCTCATGCTTGTTTCTTTTGATGAACAAAGAGTACCCAGTTTGCAGCGCCCTTTCCTTTGCTGCAGGCCAACTTTGTCGATTAAGAGCCTGTGCCAG CATGTTGCTTTCCAAACCTCTTTGCAAGCCAATGAAGTGGAAATATATTTGGTCCAAGAGATAAATTCCAAGCTCGACTTTTCACTCTCCATGAGCTCTCCAGTTTCTAGACGTGGTATAATCGATCCATGCAAAGATAAATTGCAAGTTTTAGAAGAACACGAAACTTTGGGAGGacttaaaacaaacaattgCATTCATGGGCACCTG CTTCTGGCTTATCAGAAAAAGCTGTGA
- the LOC133703005 gene encoding putative E3 ubiquitin-protein ligase RING1a isoform X1 — translation MPAQKRSYETLQKEDDALLRQQQDHTNNNHEQKQEPRSDIDDDGGVGEQSDRSQPSSNINEDVKEEYVVVKLSEIRKEVQCPICLGIIRKTRTVMECLHRFCRECIDKSMRLGNNECPACRTHCASRRSLRDDPNYDALIAALYPDIDKYEEEELAFQEDEKARNKEIQATIAQTFHRQAEALSRKRSTAKATAAVFARRTPSRFRDAHSRGRRNYRIAELQGSDDNEDAHGDEGKDSSSTDEHSAEVKPKRYRRCSAAFNADGSGGENDSEVNKESVGASAGLISSSERLAWGKNGMRSHTRYGSANGSNVKNARNSRISKLADYLRNLDENDNELDINLMLVSFDEQRVPSLQRPFLCCRPTLSIKSLCQHVAFQTSLQANEVEIYLVQEINSKLDFSLSMSSPVSRRGIIDPCKDKLQVLEEHETLGGLKTNNCIHGHLLLAYQKKL, via the exons ATGCCAGCCCAGAAACGTTCCTACGAGACCCTCCAGAAGGAAGATGATGCTCTTCTTCGGCAGCAGCAAGACCACACTAACAACAACCATGAACAAAAGCAAGAGCCTCGAAGCGATATTGATGATGACGGTGGTGTTGGTGAGC AATCCGATCGAAGCCAGCCTTCTTCAAATATTAACGAAGACGTGAAAGAAGA ATATGTTGTAGTGAAGTTGTCGGAGATACGGAAGGAAGTGCAATGCCCAATCTGTCTAG GGATTATTCGGAAAACAAGAACAGTGATGGAATGTCTGCATCGTTTTTGCAGGGAATGCATTGACAAATCTATGCGGCTCGG AAACAACGAGTGCCCAGCTTGCCGCACACATTGTGCCAGTCGTAGGTCTTTGAGAGATGACCCAAATTATGATGCACTAATTGCAGCTTTGTATCCAGATATTGACAAATATGAAGAAGAG GAATTGGCTTTTCAAGAAGATGAGAAGGCACGTAATAAGGAG ATCCAGGCTACCATTGCCCAGACTTTTCATCGACAGGCTGAAGCTCTGAGTAGAAAACGGTCAACAGCTAAAGCGACAGCAGCAGTATTTGCAAGGAGAACACCAAGCCGATTTCGAGATGCCCACTCAAGGGGAAGAAGAAATTATCGAATAGCTGAACTTCAAGGATCTGATGACAATGAAGATGCACATGGTGATGAAGGCAAAGATTCATCATCTACTGATGAGCACAGTGCAGAAGTCAAACCAAAAAGATACAGGAGGTGTTCAGCTGCTTTTAATGCAGATGGAAGTGGTGGTGAAAATGATTCAGAAGTGAATAAAGAATCTGTGGGGGCATCTGCTGGGCTCATTAGCTCCTCAGAAAGGCTCGCCTGGGGCAAAAATGGCATGCGGAGTCACACCCGGTATGGCAGTGCAAATGGCAGCAATGTAAAAAATGCTCGAAACAGTCGCATCTCTAAGTTAGCTGATTATCTACGTAACTTGGATGAAAATGATAATGAG ttGGATATCAACCTCATGCTTGTTTCTTTTGATGAACAAAGAGTACCCAGTTTGCAGCGCCCTTTCCTTTGCTGCAGGCCAACTTTGTCGATTAAGAGCCTGTGCCAG CATGTTGCTTTCCAAACCTCTTTGCAAGCCAATGAAGTGGAAATATATTTGGTCCAAGAGATAAATTCCAAGCTCGACTTTTCACTCTCCATGAGCTCTCCAGTTTCTAGACGTGGTATAATCGATCCATGCAAAGATAAATTGCAAGTTTTAGAAGAACACGAAACTTTGGGAGGacttaaaacaaacaattgCATTCATGGGCACCTG CTTCTGGCTTATCAGAAAAAGCTGTGA
- the LOC133703882 gene encoding protein FRIGIDA-ESSENTIAL 1 translates to MPPSAAATGDDDEDHALPSSNPSFAQISGSDMDIDNGDDEEEEDPEEEVGGGDDDDDEEIEEKEEVEVEVEEEEVDQRRNDNRQHLESDRQMGSHSTHEMSELREDSVSNFKCSGPLDGPLTLQKEKCVNYLDSWSPKLSKHLVIAQKNGILEHAINKTDAFGNSKTHLSNSSEAIAVETTEPFVITGIEVDVVLSKRNCLGQEANVVLDSKEELKPVDVKSEDSKEQTESRFSRLVASGTRARSLSPSTELRDGNKRAAVICDFFAKGWCIRGSSCRFLHTTNKADNTGQQLGVDEVATREDQFDEGVRNILETPKFPHFPDPVAASTGKEATFSSHFSSERLPPLEHKENDWLHQLDDKHKLSLRQRVGIPLNAKQFSSSKDDPGFSSSFKDVGIENFRQHWPATDYGSYTSLINRGSSFSFSSSFDTSLLGSQKLLDSDRASRSSSLLQSASALSGSEPESLSLASVPGDQLRHAEHKTKISSNVWEPSVPFRPSFIITPEMISSAGSKYDPLRDSFVLPNVGDKSFKFSFFSLGASISNTSQQPIYGDSLSNRNFGTEFNGDKSTMSSHDKPHGSLSDKNCSTPGKDSFTTATVTGGAGTADGENGSALKEESASGIGYDKVNRVTNKIDRDARPQIDGSRHKKDLKADSVRQNNDMEVDQRIGGDTQKESKVLRHFRSALIDFVKDLLKPTWREGHLSKDAHNTIVKKTVEKVLSTLQPHQIPATVESIKQYLSSSQPKMAKLVEGYISKYGKS, encoded by the exons ATGCCACCATCAGCCGCCGCCACCGGCGACGACGACGAAGACCACGCCCTTCCCTCTTCCAATCCATCGTTCGCTCAAATCTCGGGTTCCGACATGGATATCGATAACGGTGATGACGAAGAAGAGGAGGATCCGGAAGAAGAAGTAGGCGGCGgagacgacgacgacgacgaggagatagaagaaaaagaagaagttgaagTTGAAGTTGAAGAGGAGGAAGTTGATCAGAGACGTAACG ATAATAGACAGCATCTGGAGTCTGACAGGCAAATGGGATCACATTCTACACATGAGATGTCTGAACTGAGGGAAGATAGTGTCAGTAATTTCAAATGTTCTGGCCCTTTGGATGGACCATTGACATTGCAGAAGGAGAAGTGTGTGAATTATTTAGATTCATGGTCCCCCAAATTGAGTAAACATTTGGTTATTGCTCAAAAAAATGGAATTTTGGAACATGCAATTAATAAAACAGATGCCTTCGGCAATAGCAAGACTCATTTAAGTAATAGTAGCGAAGCTATAGCTGTTGAGACCACTGAGCCATTTGTTATCACAGGCATAGAGGTGGATGTTGTCTTATCTAAGAGAAACTGCTTGGGTCAGGAGGCTAATGTCGTTCTGGATTCTAAGGAAGAACTTAAACCAGTGGACGTGAAGTCAGAGGATAGCAAAGAGCAAACAGAATCGAG GTTTTCCAGATTAGTGGCTTCTGGGACAAGGGCAAGAAGTTTATCCCCTTCTACTGAGCTTAGGGATGGAAACAAACGCGCAGCAGTAATTTGTGACTTTTTTGCCAAAGGGTGGTGCATTAGAGGGAGTTCATGTAGGTTCCTTCATACAACCAACAAAGCAGATAACACAGGCCAACAGTTAGGGGTAGATGAGGTTGCAACCCGAGAAGACCAGTTTGATGAAG GTGTGAGAAACATTTTGGAGACACCAAAGTTTCCTCATTTTCCTGACCCAGTTGCTGCTTCAACAGGAAAAGAAGCTAcattttcttctcatttctcTTCAGAAAGACTCCCACCACTAGAACACAAAGAAAACGATTGGTTGCATCAGTTGGATGATAAGCACAAGTTGTCACTTAGACAAAGAGTGGGCATTCCTCTCAATGCCAAGCAATTTTCTTCCTCCAAAGACGATCCTGGCTTTTCTTCCTCATTTAAGGATGTAGGAATAGAGAATTTTAGACAACATTGGCCTGCGACTGATTATGGTAGTTACACTTCTCTAATTAACAGAG gatcatcattttcttttagttcCTCTTTTGATACAAGCCTGCTTGGTTCTCAAAAGCTGCTGGATAGTGATCGTGCTTCTAGATCATCTTCATTGCTGCAAAGTGCTTCTGCTTTATCTGGTTCTGAGCCAGAAAGTTTGTCTCTAGCTAGTGTACCTGGGGATCAATTGCGTCATGCAGagcataaaacaaaaatttcttcAAATGTCTGGGAGCCATCTGTACCTTTTCGCCCTTCCTTTATCATTACTCCTGAAATGATATCATCTGCTGGGAGCAAATATGATCCTCTTCGAGATAGCTTTGTCTTGCCCAATGTAGGAGACAAATCCTTCAAATTCTCTTTCTTTAGTCTAGGAGCATCCATCTCAAATACATCGCAGCAACCAATATATGGCGATTCCTTATCAAATCGAAACTTTGGCACTGAATTTAATGGTGACAAAAGTACCATGTCTTCTCATGATAAACCCCACGGAAGTCTGTCGGATAAAAATTGCAGTACACCTGGAAAAGATTCATTTACCACTGCAACAGTGACAGGAGGAGCTGGTACAGCTGATGGTGAAAATGGGAGTGCACTCAAGGAAGAAAGTGCCTCAGGTATTGGTTATGACAAAGTTAATCGAGTTACAAACAAAATTGATCGTGATGCTAGACCCCAAATAGATGGGTCAAGACACAAAAAGGACTTAAAGGCAGATAGTGTTAGACAAAACAATGACATGGAGGTTGATCAAAGGATAGGTGGGGATACGCAAAAAGAATCGAAAGTGCTGAGACATTTTCGTTCTGCTcttattgattttgttaaagATTTGTTGAAACCAACTTGGCGTGAGGGTCATCTCAGCAAGGATGCACATAACACAATAGTTAAAAAGACAGTTGAGAAGGTTCTTAGCACCTTGCAGCCTCATCAAATTCCAGCTACTGTTGAGTCAATTAAGCAATATCTTTCTTCATCTCAGCCAAAAATGGCAAAGCTTGTTGAG GGATACATTTCTAAGTATGGAAAATCTTGA